TGCTAGCGTTGCATCCAGCAAAAAAGGCTCTTTAAAAGCAATTTTTTCTAAATCTATCCCAAAAATTTGCGCTAAATCGTTAGAATTTTCATAAAACACAAGCTTCCCAAGAGACTTTTTACAAAAAGTATGCCCCTCCACACTCTTTGGCAAAATCGCAATTTCTTTTTCTTTTAGCAATAAAATAGGCTTTAGCTTGTCTTTAATATAGGCTTCATAGCTCCCGTGCCAACTAATGTGATCTTGTGAGAGTGGCAGCAAAAGATACAAGCTAGGCTTTGCTAGATTTGTATAATGGAGTGTAAAAGAGCTTGTTTCTAGCACCCAAAGTGGAGAATTAGAATCCAATTTTGCTAAGGGAGTTCCAATATTTCCGCCACTTTGAGCGTTTAGATGTGCTAGCAAATGTGTTAGCATTTGTGTGGTTGTTGTTTTACCATTTGTGCCACTAATCCACACAGAAGAAGGCATTGTATGGGCAAAAAAATCATATTCACTTAAAAGGCGCATTTTAGAGTATTTTCTAGCAAAAAAACGCGCTGTTTGCACCATTGTGTTATTTGGTGGAATCCCTGGGCTTACGAGAATTGTCGCATCAAATTGCGTAGATAAAATCTCTGATAGATACGCGCTAGGATACAATGCATTATCAAATTCATCGTAACTTAACGTTTTAAAACTATCATCAAAAACCAAAAGCGGCGCGTAAGATTCCGCAATTGCACGATTTGTCCCTCCAAACCCTAAGAGTATCAGCATAACAATTCCTTTAGCGCAGTTTCAAACTCAAAAGCGCAATTAAATTACTCATTAACGCCACAATCCAAAAACGCACGATAATCTTACTCTCACTTAAACCCTTCTCTTCAAAATGATGGTGCAAAGGTGCCATTAAAAAAATTTTCTTACCCCGCG
The Helicobacter winghamensis ATCC BAA-430 DNA segment above includes these coding regions:
- the murD gene encoding UDP-N-acetylmuramoyl-L-alanine--D-glutamate ligase, with the translated sequence MLILLGFGGTNRAIAESYAPLLVFDDSFKTLSYDEFDNALYPSAYLSEILSTQFDATILVSPGIPPNNTMVQTARFFARKYSKMRLLSEYDFFAHTMPSSVWISGTNGKTTTTQMLTHLLAHLNAQSGGNIGTPLAKLDSNSPLWVLETSSFTLHYTNLAKPSLYLLLPLSQDHISWHGSYEAYIKDKLKPILLLKEKEIAILPKSVEGHTFCKKSLGKLVFYENSNDLAQIFGIDLEKIAFKEPFLLDATLALCGAKILTLQTDYTLLNAFKIGAHKMEEFYDRAGNLWVDDSKGTNIDATMEALKSYQNQRILLVLGGDDKGADLSPLFDLIKVLKKGNGIEIFAIGSNTDRLCKLALGIVESKACYTLEVAVDSIKKRLLEFKKDSTKCVAMLSPAAASLDQFKSYKERGEKFKLYALS